The window GTCAACCGACCGCGCGTAGTCGCTGAACCCATCGACGTCTTCCAGGTCCGTTCCGGTCGCCCGGAACATCTCTTGGGTCACACGCATCGTGGCGATGGCTCCGTCGGCGCTCTGGCGCAGCGTTGCGAGCACCATGCCCAGCAGCCGCAGCCGCCGTTCCGGTTGCGCGCCGTAGATGCGCTCGTATGCGACGGCGGGCTCCACGCCCAGACGGATGAGCGCCGTGGCGACCTCGTGCGCGTGCGGCGTCGTGTTCGAGAACCGGAAGTTGCCCGTGTCGCCGATGATGCCCGCGTAGAGGCACTCCGCAATATCTCGGTCGATCTCGTCGCCGGACGCCTCGAACAGATCGAAGAGGATTTCGCACGTCGCGCACGCCTGCTGCACGACGCAGGCGATGTCAGCGAAGGGTTTTCCCGTCGCGTGATGGTCGATATTGATAATGGCGTGCTTCGGCGAAAGCCGATGTTCGAGTGTCTTGCCCAGTCGAGCTCGGTCGG of the Candidatus Poribacteria bacterium genome contains:
- a CDS encoding bifunctional oligoribonuclease/PAP phosphatase NrnA: YDSFWISSHIHPDPDAIGSQLALARFLEQRGKTVEIVNESPPPRITHWLPGVRRMRQEPTLDTADALIVLDVSDRARLGKTLEHRLSPKHAIINIDHHATGKPFADIACVVQQACATCEILFDLFEASGDEIDRDIAECLYAGIIGDTGNFRFSNTTPHAHEVATALIRLGVEPAVAYERIYGAQPERRLRLLGMVLATLRQSADGAIATMRVTQEMFRATGTDLEDVDGFSDYARSVDGVVAAAFFGELPSGKIKVSFRARGAVRVNGVAASLGGGGHEYAAGCTLDPPMDEAERRAIAALATEIERANG